Within the Vagococcus carniphilus genome, the region ATTATCACTTTTCTGCTGAACACTCAACAGACAACGCGTTTGTCTTTATTTTTCAAGAATAGTAAAGGAGAATTATATGTTAAATCCAAAACAAATTATGACAGACCTTAGAAAACTAGGTGTCAAAAAAGATGATATTATTGTTGTCCACTCATCATACAATAGTCTTCGCGGAGAGGATCAAATTGAAGGTGGCCCAGAAGCAGTCATTGAAGCTCTAAAAGAAACAGTCTCAGAAGGAACTCTTATTATTCCCACTTTCACTTATAAAAATGTGGATATAGATAACCGAGTGTTTGATGTTTTAAACACGCCAGTTTGTATTGGTATTTTGCCTGAAACAATGCGTTTATCAAAAGATGTTGTCAGAAGTGTTCACCCCACTCATAGCTTGGCTGCTTGGGGAAAAGATGCTGATAGTTTTACTAAAAATCACTACAAAGACCACAGTCCAGTTGGTGTTAACTCTCCACTAAGTGAAGCATATAGACGTGGCGGTAAAATCGTTATGCTTGGTGCTCCTTTTGCTAGAAACACAAGCTTACACGGAGTTGAAGAGATGGTGCTTCCCGAATATTTATTCAACTATAATTATGACTATAAGATCATTCTTGAAAATAAAGAAACTATCACAATGAATGTTTTACGACATGATTTCAATGGTTTTGAACAACGTTATGACCGTATTCTTGATATTTTAGAAGAAGGAACTGACTATCAAGTGGGTCAAGTATTAAATGGTCGCTCTTGTGTCATGAATGCTCCTGCCGTTTGGGATAAAGCATTAATTAAATACAGAGAAGACATGCTTTACTTTACAGATCCTAGACCTAGAACTTAAAAATATATAGTGTAGAGGCTGACAGATGACGTCAGCCTCTTATTTTTCGTGATATAATTTAATAATAGGAAAGGTGTTGATCAGAATGAATTTTGTAAAAAAGACTGCTAAACACGATAGTCGTAATGCTTAGAAGTCTCAACTAGAATAATCGACTCATTAACTAATTAAGGAGATTATGATGACACAAGAGATTTGGCTAAAAACAATCGAAACAAATGACTTAAAAGAAATATGGGAGATAAGCTACGGACCTAAAGCTGATTTAGAATGGATGAAATTTAATGGACCCTATTTTAAAGACCCAGTTGAAACATGGGAAAGTTTTTCAACTGGTTATGGAAATACATTAATCAATAATCCTATGACTAAAGTCATTATGAAAAACCAGCAAATAACAGGTTTAGTTACTGCTTACTGGCAAGATGGTTCACTAAAACAATGGCTAGAAGTGGGGCTTTTAATTTATGATGCCAACACTTGGAATACTGGCATTGGAAGCATCGCACTAAATAAATGGCTTCATGAATTATTTCAACTGTATGATTATTTACCTCATATCGGATTTACCACTTGGTCTGGTAACATTGGCATGCAAAAGGTCGGAGAAAAAAATGGTATGACAAAAGAAGGAGTCATCAGAAAAGTTCGATACTGGAATGGACAATATTATGATTCTGTTAAGTTTGGTATTTTAAGAACTGAATTACTCAATTAAAAAAATCCTGTCTGTTGAATTAATTCATCAGACAGGATTCTTTTCTATATAGACCAATCAAGTTCTGGTCCCTTTGGAACAATTCGATTTGGATTAATCGTTGGGTGACTGCCATAATAATGATGCTTAATATGATAAAAGTTCACTGTTTCTTTTACTTCTTTATAGTTATACAGCTCTCGCGTGTAGCGCCAAAGATTTGGATACTCTCTTAACTCACGAATATTACATTTAAAATGACCATAGTAAGCTGAATCAAAACGAACTAATGTCACAAATAATCGCCAATCTACTTCTGTTAGTTTTTCACCAACTAAATAGTTTCTTGTACTTAAATGTTCCTCTAACTCATCTAAAACATTAAACAATTTTGTAACTTCCTCTTCATAGACTTCTTGCTTAGTTGCAAAACCAGCTTTGTAAACACCATTGTTCACACCGTGATAGACTTTATCGTTCATCTCATCAATTTGACTACGTAGCTCTTCTGGATAATAATCACCAGGTAATGCTCCAACTTCATCAAAAGCTGAGTTTAACATACGCATAATTTCTGATGATTCATTATTGACAATTTGATTCGTTTTTTTGTCATACAAAACAGGAACAGTCACACGTCCAGAATAGTTAGAATCAGCATGTGTATAAACTTGATATAAATAATCAGCATCTAATATAGGATCTTTTATAACATCTTTTCCCTCTTCAAAGGTCCAACCATTTTCTCCCATATAAGGATTAACAACCGATAACGAAATCATTTCTTCTAATCCTTTTAGTTTTCGCATAATTAAGGCACGACTCGCCCAAGGACACGCATATGAAACATACAAATGATAACGGTTAGGCTCTGCTTTAAAACCTGCTTCACCAGTTGGTCCAGCACCACCATCTTTCGTTATCCAATTTCTAAATTGTGAATCTTTACGGACAAAATGTCCACCTGTACTTTTAGTATCGTACCATTGATCATGCCACTCGCCTTCTACTAATAAGCCCATAAATTATATCTCCTTTGTCTTCTCTTTGATAAGTTAAGTATAGAGATACTCATTTCATAACTCAATAAATATGCTTATATTAAGTAAGTAACTTAAGTTATTTTAACTTCATTTATTCTTTAGAAATATATTAGTGAAAAATTGAACATTTTCTTGACAACCCTTTCATATATCTACATAATGTTAATTAAGTTACAAATTATTTTTGCAAAAAAACTAATATTTAGGAGATGTTTAAATGAGTAAAATCGTATTAATCGGTGCCAATCATGCTGGTATCGCTGCGGCTAACACTATTTTAGATAGTTATCCAGAAAATGAAGTAGTTATTATTGATAAAAATACCAACTTAAGTTATTTAGGTTGTGGAACAGCTTTATGGGTTGGTCGCCACATTGATTCTTATGAACATTTATTTTATACCAACAAAGAAGCATTTGAAGAAAAAGGTGCTAGAATTTTAATGGAAACAACTGTTGAATCCATTGATTTTGACAATAAGCTAATCCATGCAACTCGCGCTAATGGCGAAAAATTTGAAGAATCTTATGACAAGGTTATTCTAGCTACTGGTTCTGTTCCTATTGCTCCAAATATCAAAGGAACCGATTTAGAAAATGTCCAATTTGTTAAATTATTCCAAGACAGCCAAGTTGCTGATAAAGCACTTTGTGACGATTCAATCAAAGAAGTAGCTGTAATCGGGGCTGGGTATATCGGTGTTGAAATGGCTGAAGCCGTTAAACGTCGCGGAAAAAATGTTCGCCTATTTGACGCTGCTGACACATCATTAAACACTTATTATGATCCTTGGTTTACAGAAGACATGGACAACGTTTTAACTGAGAATGGGATTCAAACTCATTACGGTGAAATGGTTCAGTCCTTTGAAGGAAAAGATGGTAAAGTAACTGATCTTACAACAGATAAAGGAACTTATAAAACTGATTTAGTTATTATGGCTATTGGTTTTTCTCCTAATAACTCTTTAGGAAAAGACAAACTTGAAACTTTTAATAATGGTGCTTATCTAGTTAATTTAAAACAAGAAACAAGTTTACCTGATGTTTATGCGGTTGGTGATTGCGCTACTATTTATAGTAATGCGATTGAAGACACTACTTATATCGCATTAGCAACAAATGCTGTAAGAAGTGGTATTGTAGGTGGTCACAACGCTGCTGGTACTCCTTTAGAATCAATTGGTGTGCAAGGCTCAAATGGTATTTCTATTTTTGGTTACAATATGGTATCAACTGGTCTTAATCTAGCTGCTGCAAAAGAAGCTGGCTATGAAGTAAAATATACTGATTTCGAAGATTTACAAAAACCAGGATTCATCGAGAAAAATGGTAACGTTAAAATCCGTATTGTTTATGATGCCAAAACTCGTCGTGTTCTTGGTGCTCAAATGGCTTCAACAGAAGATATCTCAATGGGAATTCATATGTTCTCTCTAGCAATAGAAGAAAAAGTAACCATTGATAAATTGAAGTTACTAGATATTTTCTTTTTACCACACTTTAACCAACCTTATAACTACATTACAATGGCAGCTTTATCTGCTGAATAACAAAAAAGCAAATTCTGGAAAAACAGAATTTGCTTTTTTGTTATTAGACAGACTCTCCATTACCTTGTATCATAGCTTTACAACACAAAGAACAGTAACAGGAGAAAGCTATGAAAGAAAATGATTTAAGATACCTACGAACCAGAAAAATGATTATCGAAGCTATGGTAAACCTATTAAAAACTTCCAATTTCAACGATATTTCTGTCACTAGTATCTGCAAAGAAGCCCAAATTAGCCGTAGTGGTTTTTACCTTCATTACCTTGATAAATATGATTTAGTTGAGTCTTTTCTAAAAGATTATATGGTAAAAGCTAATCAGCTGATTCAAACAAATGATATTCTTAACAAAAAAGACTTCATGCTAACTATGTTGACCCACTTAAAAAATGAGGGACAACTAATTGCTTTATTATTATCAAAAAATGGTTCGATTGACGTACAGACTAGCATTAAAGAAATGGTTAAAGAAAATGCTAGAAAAAATATTCT harbors:
- a CDS encoding AAC(3) family N-acetyltransferase — encoded protein: MLNPKQIMTDLRKLGVKKDDIIVVHSSYNSLRGEDQIEGGPEAVIEALKETVSEGTLIIPTFTYKNVDIDNRVFDVLNTPVCIGILPETMRLSKDVVRSVHPTHSLAAWGKDADSFTKNHYKDHSPVGVNSPLSEAYRRGGKIVMLGAPFARNTSLHGVEEMVLPEYLFNYNYDYKIILENKETITMNVLRHDFNGFEQRYDRILDILEEGTDYQVGQVLNGRSCVMNAPAVWDKALIKYREDMLYFTDPRPRT
- a CDS encoding GNAT family N-acetyltransferase, with protein sequence MTQEIWLKTIETNDLKEIWEISYGPKADLEWMKFNGPYFKDPVETWESFSTGYGNTLINNPMTKVIMKNQQITGLVTAYWQDGSLKQWLEVGLLIYDANTWNTGIGSIALNKWLHELFQLYDYLPHIGFTTWSGNIGMQKVGEKNGMTKEGVIRKVRYWNGQYYDSVKFGILRTELLN
- a CDS encoding glutathione S-transferase family protein is translated as MGLLVEGEWHDQWYDTKSTGGHFVRKDSQFRNWITKDGGAGPTGEAGFKAEPNRYHLYVSYACPWASRALIMRKLKGLEEMISLSVVNPYMGENGWTFEEGKDVIKDPILDADYLYQVYTHADSNYSGRVTVPVLYDKKTNQIVNNESSEIMRMLNSAFDEVGALPGDYYPEELRSQIDEMNDKVYHGVNNGVYKAGFATKQEVYEEEVTKLFNVLDELEEHLSTRNYLVGEKLTEVDWRLFVTLVRFDSAYYGHFKCNIRELREYPNLWRYTRELYNYKEVKETVNFYHIKHHYYGSHPTINPNRIVPKGPELDWSI
- the nox gene encoding H2O-forming NADH oxidase, with product MSKIVLIGANHAGIAAANTILDSYPENEVVIIDKNTNLSYLGCGTALWVGRHIDSYEHLFYTNKEAFEEKGARILMETTVESIDFDNKLIHATRANGEKFEESYDKVILATGSVPIAPNIKGTDLENVQFVKLFQDSQVADKALCDDSIKEVAVIGAGYIGVEMAEAVKRRGKNVRLFDAADTSLNTYYDPWFTEDMDNVLTENGIQTHYGEMVQSFEGKDGKVTDLTTDKGTYKTDLVIMAIGFSPNNSLGKDKLETFNNGAYLVNLKQETSLPDVYAVGDCATIYSNAIEDTTYIALATNAVRSGIVGGHNAAGTPLESIGVQGSNGISIFGYNMVSTGLNLAAAKEAGYEVKYTDFEDLQKPGFIEKNGNVKIRIVYDAKTRRVLGAQMASTEDISMGIHMFSLAIEEKVTIDKLKLLDIFFLPHFNQPYNYITMAALSAE
- a CDS encoding TetR/AcrR family transcriptional regulator; translation: MKENDLRYLRTRKMIIEAMVNLLKTSNFNDISVTSICKEAQISRSGFYLHYLDKYDLVESFLKDYMVKANQLIQTNDILNKKDFMLTMLTHLKNEGQLIALLLSKNGSIDVQTSIKEMVKENARKNILPFLNVDISSTVEEQYILAYLSNALFGVLQEWINNGQKESPETIVNIINKLMTNKLN